In Primulina eburnea isolate SZY01 chromosome 5, ASM2296580v1, whole genome shotgun sequence, a single window of DNA contains:
- the LOC140832531 gene encoding ABC transporter G family member 25-like codes for MLESGKAEGADCVTNGRESSCSDSALRSSFPITLKFADVSYKIKMHDSNTKSRTASIRSMFAGESAPLSDVENPPVVTQQHLERTILNGITGMAAPGRILAILGPSGSGKSTLLNALAGRLHHGHGLTGTVLFNDRKLTKEVVKRTGFVTQDDVLYPHLTVRETLVFCSLLRLPNSVPKNEKLSIAESVITELGLSKCDNTIIGNSFIRGISGGERKRVSIAHEMLIDPSLLILDEPTSGLDATAAFRLVATLGGLAAKGKTVVTSLHQPSSRVYQMFDDLIVLSEGRCIYFGKRSEAMGYFDSVGFSPCFPMNPADFMLDLANGVCPLDGSSEKEKPNVRQSLVQSYNSVLAPKVKSACRDSPCMVPKERLNHTTKHYGWTSYFSTFFNQFTILLRRNLKERKHETFNSLRVFQVITASLLAGFMWWHSDYHDIQDRLGLLFFISIFWGVFPSFNAVFAFPQERAIFMKERASGMYTLLSYFMARITGDLPMELILPTLFLCIAYWMTGLKPELSSFLLTLLVLLSYVLVSQGLGLALGALIMDSKKASTVVTVTMLAFVLTGGYYVHKVPSFMSWIKYVSTTFYSYRLLIHVQYGDGEGIYTFLSCLSGRQDKLTCKFVDEDIRGQIHPAVCASMLLIMFVGYRLIAYIALRRLRA; via the exons ATGCTGGAGTCTGGAAAAGCAGAAGGAGCTGATTGTGTGACTAATGGAAGAGAGAGCTCATGTTCGGATTCAGCTCTTCGATCTTCCTTTCCGATTACCCTGAAA TTCGCCGACGTTTCATACAAAATAAAGATGCATGACAGCAACACGAAATCAAGAACCGCCAGCATTAGAAGCATGTTTGCTGGAGAGTCAGCGCCATTATCAGACGTGGAGAATCCGCCGGTGGTGACTCAACAGCATCTAGAACGAACCATCTTGAATGGGATCACAGGCATGGCCGCGCCGGGGAGGATCTTGGCCATTCTCGGCCCCTCCGGCAGCGGAAAATCAACGTTACTGAACGCACTAGCCGGCCGCCTCCACCATGGGCACGGCCTCACGGGAACAGTGCTCTTCAACGATCGGAAGTTGACGAAAGAGGTGGTTAAAAGAACTGGTTTTGTTACCCAAGACGACGTGTTATACCCTCACCTAACTGTTCGAGAAACTCTTGTTTTCTGCTCCCTACTAAGACTCCCAAATTCAGTACCCAAAAACGAGAAACTTTCGATCGCAGAGTCGGTGATCACAGAACTGGGTCTGTCGAAATGCGATAACACAATAATAGGTAACAGTTTCATACGCGGGATTTCCGGCGGCGAAAGAAAAAGAGTGAGCATAGCGCATGAGATGTTGATAGACCCGAGCTTGTTGATTTTGGACGAACCCACCTCAGGTCTGGACGCGACGGCGGCGTTTAGGCTGGTTGCGACACTGGGTGGGCTGGCGGCTAAGGGGAAGACGGTGGTGACATCTTTGCACCAGCCGTCGAGCCGTGTGTACCAGATGTTTGATGATTTGATTGTGTTGTCGGAGGGGCGGTGCATATACTTCGGTAAACGAAGTGAAGCGATGGGTTATTTTGACAGCGTGGGGTTTTCGCCATGTTTTCCCATGAATCCTGCTGATTTCATGCTTGATCTCGCTAATG GAGTATGCCCGCTTGATGGTTcgagtgagaaagaaaagcctAATGTGAGACAATCCCTCGTACAATCCTACAATAGTGTACTAGCTCCCAAGGTAAAGTCAGCTTGCAGGGATTCCCCGTGCATGGTCCCGAAAGAGAGATTGAACCACACCACCAAGCATTATGGTTGGACAAGCTATTTTTCAACTTTCTTCAATCAATTTACCATTCTCCTCCGAAGAAACCTCAAGGAGAGAAAGCATGAAACTTTCAATTCTCTACGAGTTTTTCAAGTGATCACTGCTTCGTTGCTAGCTGGTTTCATGTGGTGGCATTCAGATTACCATGACATCCAAGATCGTCTTGGCCTTCTCTTCTTCATCAGCATCTTTTGGGGAGTTTTCCCATCTTTCAATGCGGTATTCGCCTTCCCTCAAGAAAGAGCTATTTTCATGAAGGAAAGGGCCTCCGGTATGTACACGTTGTTGTCTTATTTCATGGCTCGAATCACCGGAGACTTGCCAATGGAGTTAATCCTTCCCACCTTGTTCCTTTGCATAGCATATTGGATGACTGGTTTAAAACCAGAGCTCTCTTCTTTTTTGCTGACACTGCTGGTCTTGCTCAGCTATGTGCTCGTTTCTCAAGGGCTCGGTCTTGCATTGGGCGCACTGATAATGGATTCCAAGAAAGCTTCAACTGTAGTTACTGTCACAATGCTGGCATTTGTCCTGACTGGAGGGTATTATGTGCACAAAGTGCCATCCTTCATGTCATGGATAAAATATGTTTCAACTACATTTTACAGCTACAGGCTTCTTATCCATGTTCAATATGGGGATGGGGAAGGAATTTACACGTTCCTCAGTTGCTTGTCTGGGAGACAGGATAAATTGACCTGTAAATTCGTAGACGAAGATATTCGTGGCCAAATCCATCCTGCAGTGTGCGCGAGCATGCTGCTGATCATGTTTGTAGGGTACAGATTAATTGCGTATATCGCATTAAGGCGACTCAGAGCTTGA
- the LOC140832533 gene encoding uncharacterized protein isoform X2, whose amino-acid sequence MAQFRQSGGISGARNGVTSGHVSIAVRHSHHHQHRRSKTSQGYKLSTGFGGGETNINQIQDDEMENDMGFLMNITQIPKLEELKFGNGSVAHDRDSRYWDKDDRRRDEDYSEEELEQTQDDSVDNHEVKDHDKKSLSDKPSKVLDHRGNSLYNEAGRNELKMYEAEYEASLKSIGESMDVNDSSKQQFGNSNGEKHRALEADEEYDDGIDIHDDQMEEYDNTAHNSKDQSTASKPHSINTGESFLDHHARNKKQEVIENVDSGSADLFTEESLLHSQHPKVNTNPENITFLEDHPVRKLVPERHSGSKKKPKRRKFSGSCEMKLLDSSSLLVEPVQSRKFARFSLQYTEIEEKIIENEKWESRFAGHQTLIEREESFIAHDQRINCGFVKGPKGSPSTGFDLAEDDAKYISSCHIAVMSCVFGNSDRLRSPMGRTVSRASRKNVCFVMFMDELTLQALSTEGQTPDMMGFIGLWRIVVVKNLPYTDMRRVGKIPKFLPHRLFPSARYSIWLDSKLRLQLDPLVILEYFLWRKDHEYAISNHYDRHCLWEEVAQNKKLNKYNHSVIDEQFAFYQADRMKRFNASDPDKLLPSNVPEGSFIVRAHTPMSNLFSCLWFNEVDRFTPRDQLSFAYTYHKLRRKNPDKPFYFNMFKDCERRKISKLYHHRLEEKRNIPQIEMG is encoded by the exons ATGGCTCAGTTCAGGCAATCCGGCGGCATTAGTGGGGCGAGAAATGGCGTCACTTCGGGCCACGTGTCGATCGCCGTTCGACACTCTCATCACCATCAGCATCGGCGATCGAAGACCTCGCAGGGTTATAAGCTTTCGACTGGATTTGGTG GAGGGGAAACAAATATAAACCAAATCCAGGATGATGAAATGGAAAATGATATGGGTTTTCTCATGAATATCACACAAATTCCAAAATTGGAGGAGCTCAAATTTGGCAACGGATCAGTAGCACATGACCGGGATTCACGATATTGGGACAAGGATGATAGGAGAAGGGATGAAGATTATAGTGAGGAGGAATTGGAGCAAACACAGGATGATTCTGTGGATAATCATGAAGTGAAAGACCACGATAAAAAGTCACTTTCAGACAAACCTTCGAAAGTTTTAGATCATCGGGGTAATAGTTTGTACAATGAGGCTGGGCGCAACGAATTAAAAATGTATGAGGCTGAATATGAAGCCTCACTAAAGAGCATTGGAGAGTCAATGGATGTGAATGACAGTAGCAAACAGCAATTCGGCAATTCTAATGGTGAAAAACATAGAGCGTTAGAAGCTGATGAAGAATATGATGATGGTATTGACATTCACGATGATCAAATGGAAGAATATGATAATACTGCACATAATAGCAAGGACCAGTCTACTGCCAGTAAACCCCATAGCATTAACACTGGAGAGTCTTTTCTTGATCATCATGCTAGAAATAAAAAGCAAGAAGTAATTGAAAATGTTGATTCAGGTTCTGCTGATTTGTTTACTGAAGAATCCCTTTTACACTCTCAGCATCCAAAAGTCAATACAAATCCTGAAAATATCACTTTTCTGGAAGATCATCCAGTCAGAAAATTAGTGCCTGAAAGGCACTCAGGTAGCAAAAAGAAGCCAAAACGTCGAAAATTTTCAG GTTCTTGTGAGATGAAACTTTTGGATTCTTCTTCTCTACTTGTTGAGCCTGTACAAAGTCGAAAATTTGCTAGATTTTCCTTGCAATATACAGAAATAGAggaaaaaataattgaaaacgAAAAATGGGAATCTAGATTTGCCGGACATCAGACTCTCATAGAGAGGGAAGAATCATTTATTGCTCATGATCAGAGAATAAACTGTGGCTTCGTGAAAGGACCTAAAGGGTCACCAAGTACAGGATTTGACTTGGCAGAAGATGATGCAAAATACATTAGTAGCTGCCACATCGCTGTAATGTCTTGTGTCTTTGGGAATTCTGATCGCTTGAGATCACCAATGGGCAGGACG GTCTCTCGCGCATCAAGGAAAAATGTGTGTTTTGTCATGTTTATGGATGAGCTGACTCTACAAGCTCTTTCCACAGAAGGCCAAACCCCAGATATGATGGGCTTTATTGGGCTATGGAGGATTGTGGTGGTAAAAAATCTCCCTTACACTGATATGCGGAGAGTTGGCAAGATACCAAAATTTTTGCCACACCGACTTTTTCCTTCAGCCAG GTACTCAATTTGGTTGGATAGCAAACTTCGTCTTCAACTTGATCCTTTGGTCATCTTAGAATACTTCCTTTGGAGAAAAGATCATGAGTATGCTATTTCCAATCACTATGACCGTCATTGTTTGTGGGAAGAGGTTGCTCAGAATAAAAAGCTTAACAAGTACAACCATAGTGTAATAGACGAACAGTTTGCTTTCTATCAAGCAGATCGGATGAAAAGGTTCAATGCGTCAGACCCAGACAAACTTCTACCTAGCA ATGTACCCGAGGGATCTTTCATTGTTAGGGCACATACACCAATGTCAAACTTATTTTCTTGCCTTTGGTTTAATGAGGTTGATCGGTTTACTCCTCGTGATCAGCTAAGTTTTGCCTATACATATCACAAGTTGAGAAGGAAGAATCCTGATAAACCATTTTATTTCAATATGTTCAAG GACTGCGAGAGGCGAAAGATTTCTAAGTTGTACCACCACAGGTTGGAAGAGAAGAGAAATATCCCCCAAATTGAGATGGGGTAG
- the LOC140832533 gene encoding uncharacterized protein isoform X1, whose protein sequence is MAQFRQSGGISGARNGVTSGHVSIAVRHSHHHQHRRSKTSQGYKLSTGFGGLMLFLILSIAAFFYFLLQSKGGETNINQIQDDEMENDMGFLMNITQIPKLEELKFGNGSVAHDRDSRYWDKDDRRRDEDYSEEELEQTQDDSVDNHEVKDHDKKSLSDKPSKVLDHRGNSLYNEAGRNELKMYEAEYEASLKSIGESMDVNDSSKQQFGNSNGEKHRALEADEEYDDGIDIHDDQMEEYDNTAHNSKDQSTASKPHSINTGESFLDHHARNKKQEVIENVDSGSADLFTEESLLHSQHPKVNTNPENITFLEDHPVRKLVPERHSGSKKKPKRRKFSGSCEMKLLDSSSLLVEPVQSRKFARFSLQYTEIEEKIIENEKWESRFAGHQTLIEREESFIAHDQRINCGFVKGPKGSPSTGFDLAEDDAKYISSCHIAVMSCVFGNSDRLRSPMGRTVSRASRKNVCFVMFMDELTLQALSTEGQTPDMMGFIGLWRIVVVKNLPYTDMRRVGKIPKFLPHRLFPSARYSIWLDSKLRLQLDPLVILEYFLWRKDHEYAISNHYDRHCLWEEVAQNKKLNKYNHSVIDEQFAFYQADRMKRFNASDPDKLLPSNVPEGSFIVRAHTPMSNLFSCLWFNEVDRFTPRDQLSFAYTYHKLRRKNPDKPFYFNMFKDCERRKISKLYHHRLEEKRNIPQIEMG, encoded by the exons ATGGCTCAGTTCAGGCAATCCGGCGGCATTAGTGGGGCGAGAAATGGCGTCACTTCGGGCCACGTGTCGATCGCCGTTCGACACTCTCATCACCATCAGCATCGGCGATCGAAGACCTCGCAGGGTTATAAGCTTTCGACTGGATTTGGTGGtctgatgctttttcttattctCTCAATCGCCGCTTTCTTCTATTTCTTATTGCAGAGTAAAG GAGGGGAAACAAATATAAACCAAATCCAGGATGATGAAATGGAAAATGATATGGGTTTTCTCATGAATATCACACAAATTCCAAAATTGGAGGAGCTCAAATTTGGCAACGGATCAGTAGCACATGACCGGGATTCACGATATTGGGACAAGGATGATAGGAGAAGGGATGAAGATTATAGTGAGGAGGAATTGGAGCAAACACAGGATGATTCTGTGGATAATCATGAAGTGAAAGACCACGATAAAAAGTCACTTTCAGACAAACCTTCGAAAGTTTTAGATCATCGGGGTAATAGTTTGTACAATGAGGCTGGGCGCAACGAATTAAAAATGTATGAGGCTGAATATGAAGCCTCACTAAAGAGCATTGGAGAGTCAATGGATGTGAATGACAGTAGCAAACAGCAATTCGGCAATTCTAATGGTGAAAAACATAGAGCGTTAGAAGCTGATGAAGAATATGATGATGGTATTGACATTCACGATGATCAAATGGAAGAATATGATAATACTGCACATAATAGCAAGGACCAGTCTACTGCCAGTAAACCCCATAGCATTAACACTGGAGAGTCTTTTCTTGATCATCATGCTAGAAATAAAAAGCAAGAAGTAATTGAAAATGTTGATTCAGGTTCTGCTGATTTGTTTACTGAAGAATCCCTTTTACACTCTCAGCATCCAAAAGTCAATACAAATCCTGAAAATATCACTTTTCTGGAAGATCATCCAGTCAGAAAATTAGTGCCTGAAAGGCACTCAGGTAGCAAAAAGAAGCCAAAACGTCGAAAATTTTCAG GTTCTTGTGAGATGAAACTTTTGGATTCTTCTTCTCTACTTGTTGAGCCTGTACAAAGTCGAAAATTTGCTAGATTTTCCTTGCAATATACAGAAATAGAggaaaaaataattgaaaacgAAAAATGGGAATCTAGATTTGCCGGACATCAGACTCTCATAGAGAGGGAAGAATCATTTATTGCTCATGATCAGAGAATAAACTGTGGCTTCGTGAAAGGACCTAAAGGGTCACCAAGTACAGGATTTGACTTGGCAGAAGATGATGCAAAATACATTAGTAGCTGCCACATCGCTGTAATGTCTTGTGTCTTTGGGAATTCTGATCGCTTGAGATCACCAATGGGCAGGACG GTCTCTCGCGCATCAAGGAAAAATGTGTGTTTTGTCATGTTTATGGATGAGCTGACTCTACAAGCTCTTTCCACAGAAGGCCAAACCCCAGATATGATGGGCTTTATTGGGCTATGGAGGATTGTGGTGGTAAAAAATCTCCCTTACACTGATATGCGGAGAGTTGGCAAGATACCAAAATTTTTGCCACACCGACTTTTTCCTTCAGCCAG GTACTCAATTTGGTTGGATAGCAAACTTCGTCTTCAACTTGATCCTTTGGTCATCTTAGAATACTTCCTTTGGAGAAAAGATCATGAGTATGCTATTTCCAATCACTATGACCGTCATTGTTTGTGGGAAGAGGTTGCTCAGAATAAAAAGCTTAACAAGTACAACCATAGTGTAATAGACGAACAGTTTGCTTTCTATCAAGCAGATCGGATGAAAAGGTTCAATGCGTCAGACCCAGACAAACTTCTACCTAGCA ATGTACCCGAGGGATCTTTCATTGTTAGGGCACATACACCAATGTCAAACTTATTTTCTTGCCTTTGGTTTAATGAGGTTGATCGGTTTACTCCTCGTGATCAGCTAAGTTTTGCCTATACATATCACAAGTTGAGAAGGAAGAATCCTGATAAACCATTTTATTTCAATATGTTCAAG GACTGCGAGAGGCGAAAGATTTCTAAGTTGTACCACCACAGGTTGGAAGAGAAGAGAAATATCCCCCAAATTGAGATGGGGTAG